The Arachis duranensis cultivar V14167 chromosome 2, aradu.V14167.gnm2.J7QH, whole genome shotgun sequence genome has a window encoding:
- the LOC107473827 gene encoding protein MAIN-LIKE 1-like, translating into MSGSGINVEENLNRLDEFHISAHLHVKPARVLTPHGTLVDVFSVDEADPSMEIRRQMLEPYLRRAGFYYASLIKRFEYDNPMISALVERWRPETHKFHLPWGECTMGLPIDGEPVSGTLRSWSKFHQRDIWQWCEELLGEVPDGHVGTTKYNIKLKWLRSRLQQMPLDSPKEALVRYARCYIMYLLGGVLLPDKANNTVHVRYLPLLPNYEAISTYSWGSAVLCWLYRGMCLATDYNIEGMSGCHTLLMSWIYFRLPFWAPDVTSPYTFPLATTWAGKRGKNDYAEQRLQRHRLRLDNLKVDEFVWMPYREARILSRVPGDFLGAPHGNFYTAVVPLILFRWIEIVNIDRAMRQFGDKQGPPNPPLNIDTFHRQSDRNDDGWWPIRLQTWFEVWANRRTVSYRLEIDRADTLHPSHDYYRWYCSRTKVSFTPGGLP; encoded by the exons GGAATTAATGTGGAAGAAAATCTTAATAGGTTGGATGAATTTCATATTTCTGCTCATTTACATGTTAAG CCGGCACGTGTCTTGACTCCACATGGCACGCTGGTCGATGTTTTCTCTGTAGACGAAGCAGATCCGAGTATGGAGATTAGGAGGCAGATGCTGGAGCCGTATCTAAGAAGAGCCGGCTTCTATTATGCATCTCTGATAAAGCGTTTTGAGTACGACAACCCAATGATTAGCGCTCTTGTGGAGAGATGGCGTCCTGAGACCCATAAATTCCACCTCCCATGGGGTGAGTGTACTATGGGATTACCAATCGACGGTGAACCGGTCAGCGGCACTTTGAGGTCATGGAGTAAGTTCCACCAGAGAGATATTTGGCAATGGTGTGAGGAACTCCTTGGAGAAGTTCCTGACGGACATGTTGGGACCACGAAGTATAACATAAAACTGAAGTGGCTCAGGAGTAGACTGCAACAGATGCCTCTTGACTCTCCCAAGGAGGCCCTCGTACGGTATGCACGTTgttatattatgtatttattggGTGGCGTTCTACTTCCTGACAAAGCGAACAACACGGTTCACGTTCGTTATCTTCCTCTCCTGCCAAACTATGAAGCCATTAGTACATATAGTTGGGGTAGTGCCGTGCTCTGTTGGTTGTATAGAGGCATGTGCCTAGCGACTGATTATAACATCGAGGGAATGTCTGGTTGTCATACACTGTTGATGTCTTGGATATACTTCAGGCTTCCTTTCTGGGCACCGGACGTGACGAGCCCATACACGTTTCCGTTAGCTACAAC GTGGGCAGGCAAGAGAGGAAAGAATGACTACGCCGAGCAACGCTTACAAAGGCACCGGCTTAGGTTGGACAATTTGAAGGTGGATGAG TTTGTGTGGATGCCGTACAGGGAAGCACGTATTTTGTCGAGGGTGCCTGGGGATTTTCTTGGTGCTCCGCATGGGAATTTCTATACAGCTGTCGTGCCACTTATTCTGTTCCGCTGGATCGAGATTGTTAACATCGATAGAGCCATGCGGCAATTTGGCGACAAACAAGGTCCACCGAACCCTCCATTAAACATAGACACCTTCCATCGCCAGTCGGATCGCAACGACGATGGATGGTGGCCCATCCGCCTGCAGACATGGTTTGAAGTATGGGCAAACAGACGGACTGTATCATATCGGCTAGAGATTGATAGGGCAGATACCTTGCATCCCAGTCATGATTATTACAGGTGGTATTGCTCGAGAACAAAGGTTTCTTTCACCCCCGGAGGCCTTCCATAA
- the LOC107473828 gene encoding uncharacterized protein LOC107473828, which produces MSVAVANSFTYQKMHIKSDQHVSMMFSYHRSIGSIYSMELCVKLQDVGGSSSSSNNVEEMRNSGAGEGIPFLDIGRGRSPSFNAFVAPAQNTEISDRRPFPNVHVAYPEGMADGLADSSEEDEIENDSGEEADVVPETQPVQGDRVIPSVVEPINVARVGGLSSGTPDHYLHLSLGPMNSTNAEDIPSNYGLTGEMELEVGLKFLTKDAAMLAVKNYNIRRSAEFKVVESDHTRYVCRCKLFGDQCSWMGSVESAYGYKVSYKKVWLAKQKAIARIYGDWDDSYNQLQRYFNALQTFVPGTLLMGIAQDGNNNILPIAFALVERENTDAWYFFLTNLRRHVATQPDVLLIFDRHAAIKAALEREGYGWEHNVYCVRHIVSNFATNFKSKEVKRHLVSAAYSKTQEQAQYYLELISAEDPAMSLAMMAWIRGLEPPKWLQHRDKGRRYGHMTTNLSECINSVMKGTRNLPVCAIVKSTYHHLNALFVQKGRQAEAQVACGQMFS; this is translated from the exons ATGTCCGTTGCTGTAGCTAATTCGTTTACATATCAGAAGATGCATATTAAATCTGACCAGCACGTGTCGATGATGTTTTCATATCATCGTAGCATCGGAAGCATCTATTCGATGGAACTTTGCGTGAAGCTCCAAGATGTGGGGGGCAGCTCATCTAGTTCGAATAACGTGGAGGAAATGCGAAATTCCGGCGCTGGTGAAGGCATTCCATTTTTGGACATAGGTAGGGGTCGTAGTCCGTCCTTTAATGCCTTCGTGGCCCCCGCCCAGAATACAGAAATATCTGACCGACGTCCATTCCCGAATGTCCATGTTGCATATCCGGAAGGAATGGCCGACGGGTTGGCTGACTCATCTGAGGAAGACGAGATTGAGAATGATAGTGGAGAGGAAGCAGATGTTGTTCCGGAAACCCAACCGGTTCAGGGCGATAgggtcatcccaagtgttgttGAACCGATCAATGTTGCAAGGGTCGGAGGTCTTTCTAGCGGCACCCCCGACCATTACCTGCACCTCAGTCTTGGTCCAATGAACTCGACAAATGCAGAGGACATACCCAGTAACTATGGTTTGACAGGTGAAATGGAGCTAGAGGTTGGCCTGAAATTCCTGACTAAGGATGCAGCAATGCTTGCTGTTAAGAACTACAACATACGTCGAAGTGCGGAATTCAAAGTAGTGGAGTCAGATCATACCAGGTATGTTTGTCGGTGCAAACTTTTTGGTGACCAATGTTCCTGGATG GGGTCCGTGGAGTCGGCATACGGATACAAGGTGTCTTACAAAAAGGTTTGGCTAGCAAAGCAAAAGGCAATAGCGAGAATCTATGGAGACTGGGATGATTCTTATAACCAGTTACAGAGATACTTCAATGCGTTGCAAACCTTTGTTCCAG GTACCTTGTTGATGGGAATAGCACAGGACGGAAACAACAACATTCTTCCCATAGCCTTCGCGCTAGTGGAACGAGAGAACACAGATGCATGGTACTTCTTTCTGACCAACTTAAGGAGACATGTGGCTACGCAACCAGATGTTCTACTGATCTTCGACAGGCATGCGGCCATAAAGGCTGCTCTGGAGCGGGAGGGTTATGGCTGGGAACACAATGTTTACTGTGTCCGACACATTGTGTCCAATTTCGCAACAAACTTCAAGAGTAAAGAAGTCAAAAGACATCTTGTTAGCGCTGCATACTCGAAGACCCAAGAGCAGGCACAGTACTACCTAGAGTTAATCAGCGCGGAGGATCCGGCCATGTCACTGGCAATGATGGCTTGGATAAGAGGGTTAGAGCCACCAAAATGGCTCCAACACCGGGATAAGGGGCGCCGATATGGTCACATGACAACGAACCTTTCTGAGTGTATCAACTCTGTGATGAAGGGCACTCGTAACCTTCCGGTGTGTGCAATTGTCAAGTCCACGTACCACCATTTAAATGCATTGTTTGTCCAGAAGGGTCGGCAGGCAGAAGCACAGGTTGCATGTGGCCAGATGTTCTCATAG
- the LOC107473829 gene encoding glutathione S-transferase T3-like, translating to MPTTRGQKLRSQDDGGSLCLLFLKNLKWTIASRHNSSGVGGSSNPSSQTPIQSSPNSQYSDFANPHGLDAIDLNDDIEDQRQDSIQHWHWKEDEMLISAWLNVSTDPVVGTDQKGETFWCQIHSYCVEFCTDMTRGVVACKKQWYKINKAVAQFAGCYDQASRNIRSGSNADDIKELAYKLYSTNYGQKFTFERHWNMLRLEQKWRSQLPTQSGGSKRTKVSAIGAYSSSSNLETPLANEPGVDSPVRPQGSKKSKRRGKEKAQMSEDFSERKSSIVKKLSLMEDIKNVREKELMEREKEREEEKEHRAKMMAIKEKELQIQAAMKEQKLQTHRYIKEMEIKAKEREMDMQILNADTSTMSEKRRALHEIACEKIMAK from the exons ATGCCGACGACACGAGGACAGAAGCTCCGCAGCCAGGACGACGGCGGCAGTCTATGCCTCCTATTCTTAAAAAACCTCAAATGGACCAT TGCATCAAGACATAACTCATCTGGTGTTGGTGGCTCTTCTAACCCATCCTCTCAGACTCCTATACAATCTAGTCCAAATTCGCAATATTCAGATTTTGCCAACCCTCATGGATTAGATGCTATCGACCTCAATGATGATATTGAAGATCAGAGGCAAGATAGTATTCAACACTGGCATTGGAAAGAGGATGAGATGTTGATCAGTGCATGGTTAAATGTTTCAACTGACCCTGTAGTTGGTACCGATCAAAAGGGGGAAACATTTTGGTGTCAAATTCATAGCTACTGTGTAGAATTTTGCACCGACATGACAAGGGGGGTAGTTGCATGTAAGAAACAATGGTATAAGATCAACAAGGCTGTTGCACAATTTGCTGGTTGCTACGATCAAGCTAGTCGAAACATAAGGAGTGGTTCGAACGCTGATGATATAAAGGAGTTGGCTTATAAACTGTATTCCACAAATTATGGTCAAAAGTTTACTTTTGAGAGGCATTGGAACATGCTTCGGTTGGAGCAAAAATGGAGAAGCCAACTACCTACACAGAGTGGCGGCTCAAAGAGAACCAAGGTTAGTGCAATTGGAGCCTATTCATCCTCATCAAACCTAGAAACACCGTTGGCTAACGAACCCGGTGTGGACTCTCCCGTTCGCCCACAaggatcaaagaagagcaagcgAAGAGGTAAGGAAAAAGCACAGATGTCTGAAGATTTTAGTGAAAGAAAATCATCGATTGTCAAAAAATtatctctcatggaagatatTAAGAATGTTAGAGAAAAGGAACTAAtggaaagggaaaaagaaagagaagaggagaaggaaCATAGAGCAAAGATGATGGCAATCAAAGAGAAGGAGTTACAAATTCAAGCGGCAATGAAAGAACAAAAATTACAAACTCATAGGTATATTAAAGAAATGGAgataaaagcaaaagaaagggaaaTGGATATGCAAATACTTAATGCTGACACGTCTACAATGAGTGAGAAACGACGAGCTCTTCATGAGATTGCATGTGAGAAAATAATGGCCAAGTGA